One part of the Olleya sp. YS genome encodes these proteins:
- a CDS encoding RidA family protein, producing MKKIISTTKAPAPIGPYNQAVLSGNTLYTSGQIALHPETGELVLDDIKIETKQVMENMKAVLEAASMTFEHVIKTSIFISDMNNFGLINEVYSQYFNDDTAPARETVEVANLPKFVNVEISMIAVK from the coding sequence ATGAAAAAAATTATTAGTACTACAAAAGCTCCAGCTCCAATTGGACCTTATAATCAAGCAGTATTAAGTGGTAATACACTTTATACGTCTGGTCAAATTGCGTTACATCCTGAAACAGGAGAACTCGTTTTAGATGATATTAAAATAGAAACCAAGCAAGTCATGGAAAATATGAAAGCAGTTTTAGAAGCTGCAAGCATGACTTTTGAGCATGTAATTAAAACATCTATATTTATTAGCGATATGAATAATTTTGGTCTAATAAATGAAGTGTATAGTCAATATTTTAATGACGATACTGCTCCAGCAAGAGAAACTGTAGAGGTCGCTAACTTGCCAAAATTTGTCAATGTTGAAATAAGTATGATAGCTGTTAAATAG
- the gap gene encoding type I glyceraldehyde-3-phosphate dehydrogenase: protein MSTLKLGINGFGRIGRIVFRATVKRDDVDVVAINDLLDVDHLAYLLEYDSVHGRFDGTIEVKDGHLVVDGKTIRVTAERDPKSLKWDQAGVDVVAECTGIFTTLETANYHIEGGAKKVVISAPSKDAPMFVMGVNDDKLKASDTIVSNASCTTNCLAPLAKVIEDNFGIEEALMTTIHAATSTQFTVDAPSRKNYRLGRSALNNIIPTSTGAAKAVGKVIPELDGKLTGMAFRVPTVDVSVVDLTVKTKKETSLEDIKAAMKKAADGSMKGVLGYTEDAVVSQDFVSEVRTSVFDADSAIELNSTFFKLVSWYDNEFGYSNKLVDLAQKVNAL, encoded by the coding sequence ATGTCAACATTAAAATTAGGAATTAACGGATTTGGTAGAATTGGTCGTATCGTATTTAGAGCGACTGTAAAACGTGACGATGTAGATGTTGTTGCAATTAATGATCTATTAGATGTCGATCATTTAGCTTACTTATTAGAATATGATTCCGTGCATGGAAGATTTGACGGAACCATAGAGGTAAAAGACGGTCATTTAGTAGTAGACGGAAAAACCATTAGGGTAACTGCAGAACGAGATCCTAAAAGTTTGAAATGGGATCAAGCAGGAGTTGACGTTGTAGCAGAGTGTACAGGTATTTTTACAACACTTGAAACAGCTAATTATCATATTGAAGGTGGTGCTAAAAAAGTAGTTATTTCTGCACCAAGTAAAGATGCACCTATGTTTGTAATGGGTGTTAATGACGATAAACTTAAAGCATCAGATACTATAGTGTCTAATGCCTCTTGTACAACTAACTGTTTAGCACCTTTGGCTAAAGTTATTGAAGATAATTTTGGAATTGAAGAAGCTTTAATGACAACTATTCATGCAGCAACATCTACACAGTTTACAGTAGATGCTCCTTCACGTAAAAATTATCGTTTAGGACGTAGTGCGTTAAACAATATTATTCCAACTTCTACAGGTGCTGCAAAAGCAGTAGGTAAAGTTATACCAGAATTAGACGGAAAATTAACAGGAATGGCATTTAGAGTACCAACTGTAGATGTATCTGTTGTAGATTTGACAGTTAAAACAAAAAAAGAAACCTCTTTAGAAGACATTAAAGCTGCAATGAAAAAGGCTGCTGATGGTAGCATGAAAGGTGTTTTAGGTTATACAGAGGATGCAGTAGTGTCTCAAGATTTTGTTAGTGAAGTTAGAACTAGCGTGTTTGATGCAGACTCTGCTATAGAATTAAACTCAACATTTTTTAAGTTAGTCTCTTGGTATGATAACGAATTTGGTTACTCTAATAAATTAGTAGATTTAGCTCAAAAAGTGAATGCTTTATAA
- a CDS encoding methylglyoxal synthase encodes MEIAIIAHDGKKAEMVQFLNEHKSTLLQKNISLISTGTTGKKVKKAGFEVLRMLSGPLGGDAQIAARVAEGKCNMVIFFRDPLEKHPHEPDVLMLMRLCDVHDVPLATNLATAELLIKAI; translated from the coding sequence ATGGAAATAGCAATAATTGCACATGATGGTAAAAAAGCTGAAATGGTTCAGTTTTTAAATGAGCACAAGTCTACTTTACTTCAAAAAAACATTTCATTAATATCAACAGGTACAACAGGTAAAAAAGTAAAAAAAGCAGGATTTGAAGTCTTGAGAATGTTATCTGGACCTTTAGGTGGAGACGCACAAATTGCTGCACGCGTTGCAGAAGGAAAATGTAATATGGTTATCTTTTTTAGAGACCCTCTAGAAAAACATCCTCACGAACCAGACGTTTTGATGCTTATGCGTTTATGTGATGTACATGATGTGCCATTAGCAACAAATTTAGCAACTGCTGAACTATTAATAAAAGCTATTTAA
- a CDS encoding BadF/BadG/BcrA/BcrD ATPase family protein, protein MILVVDSGSTKCDWIAVDKNGNQLLEKIRTKGLNPAIISEKKIKKVLKKSKPLKENKDKVTHVFFYGAGCGTENPRLMLKVILQEFFPNADILVAEDTMAAVYATINTPDEAAVVCIMGTGSNCSYYDGKQLHQRVKSLGYTIMDDASGNYYGKELLRDYYFNHMPEEIKIAFADKYNLEADYIKYNLYKQPNPNAYLAQFAEFMILNKDSEYIVELIKSGIRRFAKNMILQFKEELKTVPVHFAGSIAFFCQDEIKVVAKELGFKVGNFERRPIEGLVAFHTKTID, encoded by the coding sequence ATGATTTTAGTTGTTGATAGTGGTTCTACAAAATGCGATTGGATTGCAGTAGATAAAAATGGTAACCAATTACTTGAAAAAATCCGTACCAAAGGTTTAAATCCTGCAATAATATCTGAAAAGAAAATTAAAAAGGTTTTAAAAAAAAGTAAGCCTTTAAAAGAAAATAAAGATAAAGTAACCCATGTTTTTTTCTATGGAGCAGGTTGTGGTACAGAAAACCCACGATTAATGCTTAAAGTTATTTTACAAGAGTTTTTTCCAAATGCAGATATACTGGTAGCAGAAGACACTATGGCTGCAGTCTATGCAACTATTAATACTCCAGATGAAGCTGCTGTAGTCTGCATTATGGGTACTGGATCAAATTGCAGTTATTATGATGGTAAACAATTGCACCAACGTGTTAAGTCTTTAGGATATACTATTATGGATGACGCTTCAGGTAATTATTATGGTAAAGAATTATTGCGTGATTATTATTTTAACCATATGCCAGAAGAAATTAAAATAGCTTTTGCCGATAAGTATAACCTCGAAGCAGACTATATAAAATATAACCTCTATAAGCAACCCAATCCTAATGCCTATTTAGCTCAGTTTGCTGAGTTCATGATTTTAAATAAAGATTCAGAATATATAGTTGAATTAATAAAATCTGGAATTAGACGCTTTGCAAAAAATATGATATTGCAATTTAAAGAAGAATTAAAAACCGTTCCAGTACATTTTGCAGGATCAATAGCTTTTTTCTGTCAAGATGAAATCAAAGTAGTAGCCAAAGAATTAGGATTTAAAGTTGGCAATTTTGAAAGACGACCAATTGAAGGATTAGTTGCGTTTCATACTAAAACTATAGACTAA
- the tsaD gene encoding tRNA (adenosine(37)-N6)-threonylcarbamoyltransferase complex transferase subunit TsaD, with protein MSTQNIYILGIESSCDDTAASVIHNGKILSNIIANQKIHEAYGGVVPELASRAHQQNIVPVVDQALKKAGITKSQLSAVAFTKGPGLMGSLLVGTSFAKSLAFGLNIPLIDVNHMQAHILAHFIDEDGFDKPPFPFLAMTISGGHTQIVKVNHYFNMDVIGETIDDAVGEAYDKSGKLLGLGYPAGPQIDKLAKLGNPKAFTFTKPKVDGLNFSFSGFKTAVLYFIQNQVKENPNFIEEHLNDICASIQYTIIGILTDKLKQASKQTGITHIAIGGGVSANSGIRQALKDGEAKHGWTTYVPKFEFTTDNAAMIAIVGYLKFLEGDFVEQNVMANSRLKI; from the coding sequence ATGTCAACACAAAATATTTACATCTTAGGAATTGAAAGCTCTTGTGACGATACAGCAGCTTCTGTAATACATAACGGAAAAATACTTAGTAACATTATAGCTAATCAAAAAATACATGAAGCTTATGGTGGTGTGGTACCGGAATTAGCCTCTAGAGCACATCAACAAAATATTGTTCCAGTGGTAGATCAAGCTTTAAAAAAAGCAGGCATTACAAAGTCTCAACTAAGTGCAGTAGCTTTTACCAAAGGTCCAGGACTTATGGGAAGTTTATTGGTTGGTACGTCTTTTGCAAAATCTTTAGCATTTGGATTAAATATCCCTTTGATTGATGTTAATCACATGCAAGCCCATATTTTAGCACATTTTATAGATGAAGATGGTTTTGATAAACCACCTTTTCCGTTTTTGGCTATGACTATTTCTGGTGGACATACGCAAATAGTAAAAGTCAATCATTATTTTAATATGGACGTAATTGGCGAAACTATTGATGATGCAGTCGGAGAAGCATATGATAAAAGCGGAAAACTATTAGGTTTAGGGTATCCTGCTGGTCCGCAAATTGATAAACTTGCAAAGTTGGGCAATCCTAAAGCCTTTACATTTACTAAACCTAAAGTGGATGGTTTAAATTTTAGTTTTTCTGGGTTTAAAACTGCAGTGTTATATTTTATTCAAAACCAAGTCAAAGAAAATCCAAATTTTATAGAAGAACATCTAAACGATATTTGTGCCTCAATTCAATATACAATTATTGGGATTTTAACCGACAAGCTTAAACAAGCCTCTAAACAAACAGGCATTACACATATTGCAATTGGTGGTGGTGTATCTGCAAATTCTGGAATTAGACAAGCTTTAAAAGATGGAGAAGCTAAGCATGGTTGGACCACCTATGTTCCTAAATTTGAATTTACTACAGACAATGCAGCTATGATTGCAATTGTTGGATATTTAAAATTTTTAGAAGGTGATTTTGTAGAGCAAAATGTAATGGCAAATTCTAGGTTGAAGATTTAA
- the pfkA gene encoding 6-phosphofructokinase: MSKNIKKIAVMTSGGDAPGMNAAIRSVARTCAYYNIECAGIYRGYEGMIEGDFKELTARNVKGIINKGGTVLKSARSKEFRTKEGRQKAYDALKAADIDALVTVGGDGTFTGALIFNQEFNFPVMGIPGTIDNDIFGTSHTLGYDTALNTVVEAIDKIRDTASSHNRLFFVEVMGRDVGHIALNVGVGAGAEEILIPEEDLGLDRLLESLRRSKLSGKSSSIVVVAEGDKIGKNVFELKDYVEENMTEYEVRVSVLGHMQRGGSPSCFDRVLASRMGVKAVESLLEGKSNYMVGLLNDKIELTPLEQAVKGKSKINEELIRVSDIMTT, translated from the coding sequence ATGTCAAAAAACATAAAAAAAATTGCAGTTATGACTTCTGGAGGAGATGCTCCAGGAATGAATGCTGCTATTCGTTCTGTTGCCAGAACTTGTGCATACTACAATATAGAATGTGCTGGGATATATCGTGGATACGAAGGTATGATTGAAGGTGATTTTAAAGAGTTAACAGCACGTAACGTAAAAGGCATTATTAATAAAGGAGGAACAGTTTTAAAATCTGCTAGATCCAAAGAATTTCGTACTAAAGAAGGTCGCCAAAAAGCTTACGATGCACTTAAAGCAGCAGATATTGATGCTTTAGTTACTGTTGGTGGAGATGGAACGTTTACAGGTGCTCTAATTTTTAATCAAGAATTTAACTTTCCAGTAATGGGTATTCCTGGAACTATTGATAATGATATTTTTGGTACCTCACACACCTTAGGTTATGATACTGCATTAAATACAGTAGTTGAAGCTATAGATAAAATTAGAGATACAGCTAGTTCTCATAATCGTTTATTTTTTGTTGAAGTTATGGGACGTGATGTTGGTCATATCGCATTAAACGTTGGTGTTGGAGCAGGAGCTGAAGAAATTTTAATACCTGAAGAAGATTTAGGTTTAGATAGATTATTAGAGTCTTTAAGGCGTAGTAAATTATCTGGTAAATCCTCAAGTATTGTAGTAGTAGCTGAAGGTGATAAAATAGGTAAAAATGTCTTTGAACTAAAAGATTATGTTGAAGAAAACATGACCGAGTACGAAGTGCGAGTGTCTGTACTTGGTCACATGCAACGTGGTGGCTCACCATCTTGTTTTGATCGTGTACTAGCCAGTAGAATGGGTGTTAAAGCTGTAGAAAGTTTACTAGAAGGTAAATCTAACTATATGGTTGGTTTACTAAATGATAAAATAGAATTAACTCCATTAGAACAAGCAGTTAAAGGAAAATCAAAAATAAACGAAGAATTAATCCGTGTGTCAGATATCATGACCACATAA
- a CDS encoding translocation/assembly module TamB domain-containing protein yields the protein MLFIILVLVLSIPAVQTSLGKYATKRLNEEFKTNINIEKVGLQFNGDVELKGVLIKDFKKDTLISASELNTSIISFKNLYDGKLNLGDINLDDLVFNVVKYQGETDTNLDVFVARFNDDNPRKDKSEFLLSSSDVTINNGTFRLIDENKQTPQILRFDKINLNGTNFVIDGSDVTSRINTLQFVDSRGLKLENLTSDFSYTLTQMRFDNLSLKTPESFIKGNLVFDYTREDFKAFEDKVKVSANFNEGSVLLDELNVFYNEFGVNQRANFSTKISGTLNDLTTRDLDLQTNRNTTIKGTINFKNLFNSEENNFAMVGDFRNLSSNYKDLKALLPNVLGESIPSIFDKLGSFSASGTSNITPNKIKADLEINTKLGYIDSNLEMSNIDNIDFASYKGNLILDEFNLGLMLDDPKLGVASLNVDVDGVGFKKENLSTQLKGDIYNIKYNNYNYQNIVVNGQYKQSKFNGKLVSNDKNLKLEFNGLADLSKDISTFDFVANVNYANLKALNFYKRDEQSEFTGIVDMKMKATNIDDAVGSINFKNTVYKNENDTYIFKDFAISSEFSKNERFIKINSPDIIEGQLNGNFKFNDLDVLFENSLKSIYANYVPNQIIGNQYIDFNFKIYNKIVEVFLPEVEVGANTFIKGRVESNEKAFKLTFKSPKIKLLDYFAETIEVQVDNNNPLFNTYVEVDSVFTKHYSVSKFNLINVTLNDTLFMRSEFKGGKRNDDNYNLSFYHTINKDNLSVVGFKKSDVTFKNNKWFVNEDKNKFNKIIFDRDFKNFKIEELVMNHENEEIKLAGTIRDSTYKDLKLNFKDVDLNKIIPDVEKLTIAGNINGKLDILQQNGNYLPNSSITIDNLEVNETFLGSFDAKITGNATLSNYIVDAKIKDDNTNSFTAKGNINTNNGDAIIDVNLAFNKFSLQILNPFLEGVLSDIRGDVYGTAKVLGNLNKPSFNGQLNIDNGGLGVPYLSVDYAFQDNASVSLKNQSFIFNTINITDTKENSKGLLDGSISHTNFSKWKLDLNLETPRLLVLDTQETEESLYYGTGFIGGSASIYGPSENLSINVIGETKTGTVFKIPLNDNESFGDNSIIHFLSPEEKQAKQEGVEIETEVNSGLDLNFELDVTEDAEIEILIDKTSGSTIKGRGVGGLLIEINTNNKFDMYGDFVVYEGVYNFLYGGVIQKQFIVEPYVSNLAWNGPPLDAIIDIKAKYVTRANPSPLLDNSINRSIPVELTLELSDRLERPEINYEFNFPNTSSTIRSEIDYRLDSKEEKESQALFLIATGAFSSGLNNINFTGTLTERLNGLVNNLLSSGDGKFNIGVNFEAGQNRPDFQTDNRVGLTLQTKISDRVLINGKLGVPVGGLGDSVIAGDVQVDFLLNEEGTLTAKVFNRENSIRNFGEEIGYTQGVGLSYSVSFDTFGELLRKIFSPKKEQENQELQEDNNPDTSTENNSPFPEDMTFKKE from the coding sequence TTGCTATTTATCATTTTGGTATTGGTACTATCTATTCCTGCAGTACAAACTAGTCTTGGTAAGTATGCTACTAAAAGATTAAATGAAGAATTTAAGACTAATATAAACATTGAAAAGGTAGGACTACAATTTAATGGTGATGTCGAATTAAAAGGTGTTTTAATAAAAGATTTTAAAAAAGACACACTTATAAGTGCTTCAGAATTAAACACATCAATTATTAGTTTTAAAAATTTATATGATGGTAAACTTAACTTAGGAGATATTAATCTTGATGATTTGGTATTTAATGTAGTTAAATATCAAGGTGAGACAGATACCAATCTTGATGTATTTGTTGCTAGGTTTAATGATGATAATCCTAGAAAAGATAAAAGCGAATTTTTATTATCCTCAAGCGATGTAACTATTAATAACGGAACCTTTAGATTAATAGATGAAAATAAGCAAACTCCTCAAATACTTAGATTTGATAAGATAAACCTTAACGGAACCAATTTTGTAATTGATGGAAGCGATGTTACATCTAGAATAAATACGTTGCAATTTGTTGATAGTCGTGGATTGAAATTAGAAAACCTTACTTCAGACTTTTCGTATACATTAACACAAATGCGATTTGATAATTTAAGCCTGAAAACTCCAGAATCATTTATAAAAGGTAACTTGGTTTTTGATTATACTAGAGAGGATTTTAAAGCATTCGAAGATAAAGTAAAAGTCTCTGCCAATTTTAATGAGGGTAGTGTTTTATTGGATGAATTAAACGTTTTTTATAATGAATTTGGTGTTAATCAGCGTGCTAACTTTAGCACAAAAATATCAGGGACATTAAATGACTTAACAACTCGTGATTTAGATCTTCAAACAAACAGAAACACGACCATTAAAGGGACAATAAATTTTAAAAACTTATTTAATAGCGAGGAAAATAATTTTGCTATGGTTGGTGACTTTAGAAATTTATCTTCTAATTACAAAGACTTAAAAGCATTGTTGCCAAATGTTTTGGGAGAGTCTATTCCATCTATTTTTGACAAACTAGGTAGTTTTAGTGCATCTGGTACATCAAACATTACTCCTAACAAAATTAAAGCAGATTTAGAAATAAATACTAAGTTGGGCTATATCGATTCTAATCTTGAAATGTCCAATATAGATAATATAGATTTTGCATCTTACAAGGGTAATCTTATACTAGACGAGTTTAATTTAGGCTTAATGCTTGACGATCCCAAATTAGGTGTAGCGTCTTTAAATGTAGACGTGGATGGTGTTGGTTTTAAAAAGGAAAATCTATCAACACAGTTAAAAGGTGATATTTACAACATAAAGTATAATAACTATAACTACCAAAACATAGTTGTTAATGGTCAATATAAACAAAGCAAGTTTAACGGAAAATTAGTATCAAACGATAAAAATCTTAAACTTGAGTTTAATGGTTTAGCAGATTTATCAAAGGACATTAGCACTTTTGACTTTGTAGCTAATGTTAATTATGCTAATCTTAAAGCACTTAATTTTTATAAAAGGGATGAGCAGTCAGAATTTACAGGTATAGTAGACATGAAAATGAAAGCTACTAACATTGACGACGCTGTTGGTAGTATTAATTTTAAAAATACAGTTTATAAAAACGAGAACGACACCTATATATTTAAAGACTTTGCAATCAGTTCAGAATTTTCAAAGAATGAGCGTTTTATCAAAATAAATTCTCCAGACATCATAGAGGGACAATTAAATGGTAACTTTAAGTTTAATGATTTAGATGTTCTTTTTGAAAACTCATTAAAAAGTATTTATGCTAATTACGTTCCTAATCAAATTATAGGTAATCAGTACATTGACTTTAATTTTAAAATTTACAATAAGATAGTCGAAGTCTTTTTACCAGAAGTTGAAGTTGGAGCCAATACCTTTATAAAAGGACGAGTAGAGAGCAATGAGAAAGCGTTTAAACTAACTTTTAAATCACCAAAAATTAAGCTATTAGATTATTTTGCTGAAACTATAGAAGTACAAGTAGACAATAACAATCCGTTATTTAATACTTACGTAGAAGTGGATAGCGTTTTTACCAAGCATTATAGTGTCTCTAAGTTTAATTTAATAAATGTAACACTTAATGATACATTATTTATGCGTTCTGAGTTTAAAGGAGGAAAGCGTAATGACGATAATTATAATTTAAGTTTTTACCATACCATCAATAAAGATAATTTATCTGTAGTTGGGTTTAAAAAGAGTGATGTTACTTTTAAAAACAATAAATGGTTTGTTAATGAGGATAAAAATAAATTCAACAAAATAATATTTGACAGAGATTTTAAAAACTTTAAAATTGAAGAGTTAGTAATGAATCATGAGAATGAAGAAATTAAACTTGCAGGAACAATAAGAGATTCTACTTACAAAGATTTAAAACTCAACTTTAAAGATGTAGATCTAAATAAAATAATTCCAGATGTCGAAAAATTAACAATTGCAGGAAATATTAATGGAAAATTAGATATTCTGCAGCAAAACGGAAACTACCTCCCAAATTCATCTATTACTATAGATAACTTAGAAGTTAACGAGACGTTTCTTGGGTCATTTGATGCAAAAATTACAGGTAATGCAACATTATCTAATTATATAGTTGATGCTAAAATTAAGGATGACAACACTAATTCTTTCACCGCAAAAGGTAATATTAATACAAATAATGGTGATGCAATTATTGATGTTAACTTAGCATTTAATAAATTTAGCTTGCAGATTTTAAATCCGTTTTTAGAGGGAGTTTTAAGTGACATTAGAGGTGATGTATACGGAACTGCTAAAGTGTTAGGTAATCTTAATAAGCCTAGTTTTAATGGACAATTAAATATAGATAATGGTGGCTTGGGTGTGCCTTATCTAAGCGTAGATTATGCTTTCCAAGACAATGCATCTGTATCACTTAAAAACCAATCATTTATTTTTAATACAATAAATATAACAGATACTAAAGAAAACTCTAAAGGTTTATTAGATGGTAGTATTAGCCATACTAATTTTTCTAAATGGAAATTAGATCTTAATTTAGAAACTCCACGATTATTAGTACTAGATACTCAAGAAACAGAAGAGTCTTTATATTACGGAACAGGATTTATTGGTGGATCAGCATCAATTTATGGACCGTCAGAAAATTTAAGCATCAATGTAATAGGAGAAACTAAAACAGGAACTGTCTTTAAAATTCCTTTAAATGATAATGAATCGTTTGGAGATAATTCAATCATTCACTTTTTAAGCCCAGAAGAAAAACAAGCTAAACAAGAAGGTGTAGAAATTGAGACTGAAGTTAATTCGGGATTAGATTTAAATTTTGAATTAGATGTAACCGAAGATGCAGAAATTGAAATATTAATAGACAAAACTTCAGGAAGTACAATTAAAGGTCGAGGAGTAGGTGGTTTATTAATAGAAATAAATACTAATAATAAATTTGATATGTATGGTGATTTCGTGGTGTACGAAGGTGTTTATAACTTTTTATATGGCGGAGTTATTCAAAAACAATTTATAGTTGAACCCTACGTAAGTAATCTTGCGTGGAATGGACCACCTTTAGATGCCATTATAGATATAAAAGCAAAGTACGTTACGCGTGCTAACCCTTCACCATTATTAGACAATTCTATAAATAGAAGTATTCCTGTAGAATTAACACTAGAATTATCAGACCGATTAGAAAGACCTGAAATTAATTACGAGTTTAACTTCCCAAATACTAGCTCAACCATTAGATCAGAAATAGATTATCGTTTAGATTCTAAAGAGGAAAAAGAAAGTCAAGCTCTATTTTTAATTGCAACTGGAGCGTTTAGTAGTGGACTTAACAATATTAACTTTACTGGTACTTTAACAGAGCGTTTAAATGGTTTAGTAAACAATCTATTATCCAGTGGTGATGGTAAATTTAACATAGGTGTCAATTTTGAAGCAGGTCAAAATCGTCCAGATTTTCAAACAGACAATCGTGTTGGTTTAACACTGCAAACAAAAATCTCAGATCGTGTATTAATTAATGGTAAACTAGGTGTGCCAGTTGGTGGACTAGGTGACTCTGTAATTGCAGGAGATGTTCAGGTTGACTTTTTATTAAATGAAGAAGGAACACTAACAGCAAAAGTATTTAATAGAGAAAATAGTATTAGAAACTTTGGAGAAGAGATAGGCTATACACAAGGTGTAGGTTTATCTTATAGCGTATCATTTGATACTTTTGGCGAATTATTACGAAAAATCTTTAGTCCAAAAAAGGAACAAGAAAATCAAGAGCTTCAAGAAGACAACAATCCAGATACGAGTACAGAAAACAACTCGCCATTTCCAGAGGATATGACTTTTAAAAAAGAGTAA